In one window of Gossypium arboreum isolate Shixiya-1 chromosome 4, ASM2569848v2, whole genome shotgun sequence DNA:
- the LOC108458924 gene encoding uncharacterized protein LOC108458924, with amino-acid sequence MVEDNSSVRAWSERLQSERGDSLAEGYISELQDFIRVNVVQNELQELRDIWASWDEGIKREVDLVPTIEEYTTLLRCPKIQVRKTYAQVFNSQAFVKKLMSISGMSEPWVTARIQQKGDSKCILWENLRDLILTHPDERKRNDIFALSIYGLVIFPKALRHVDEAVIDLFDCLEKGITSVPTILAETFRSLSSCRKTGEGRFIGCEQLLIVAIQRRENISEEKWIDIIQNLKEGDIEWRAYWIVSDDIMYQCGNFDWVSLLGIWGATGYTLLLALRQYKLRQFVPTTYGLAQSEFSFKGAHYKKKVRELSDAWKQICWIKRLAIDSMVTPEYDGWFKKRVNDNVPRLSLESARPMGEQLQVAPSELEIIREDFEKKSSKLGKKIEQLEEEKMHLRLDADVQRSEAEKWRKWKAKAEEDLNSLKADYKKLRLSMRTAGLGKSSE; translated from the exons atgg tcgaggataatTCATCCGTTCGTGCATGGTCGGAGAGGCTACAATCAGAGAGAGGGGATAGCTTGGCAGAAGGGTATATATCGGAGTTGCAGGATTTCATTCGTGTCAATGTAGTACAGaatgagttgcaagagttgagagacatttgggctagTTGGGATGAAGGGATCAAGCG AGAAGTGGATTTAGTACCTACCATAGAGGAATACACTACTCTGCTCAGGTGTCCAAAAATTCAGGTCCGAAAGACTTATGCCCAGGTTTTTAATAGTCAGGCTTTCGTGAAGAAATTGATGAGTATTTcagggatgagcgagccttgggtcactgcTCGGATTCAACAAAAAGGAGATAGTAAATGTATTCTTTGGGAGAATTTGCGAGATTTGATCTTGACGCATCCAGATGAAAGAAAGAGGAACGACATCTTCGCCTTAAGCATCTACggattggtaatttttcctaaggctttgagGCACGTAGACGAGGCAGTCATTGACTTATTCGATTGCCTTGAGAAGGGAATCACATCGGTACCGACGATATTGGCTGAGACATTCAGATCTTTGAGCTCATGCCGGAAGACAGGCGAGGGGCGGTTTATTGGATGTGAACAATTACTGATA GTAGCTATACAAAGGAGAGAGAATATCTCGGAGGAGAAGTGGATAGACATTATTCAGAACCTCAAGGAGGGGGATATCgagtggagagcttattggatAGTTTCTGATGATATCATGTACCAATGTGGTAACTTTGATTGGGTGTCGttgttaggaatttggggagctaccGGGTATACTCTATTACTTGCGCTGAGGCAATATAAGTTgaggcagtttgtacccacgaccTACGGACTTGCTCAGAGTGAATTCTCTTTTAAGGGTGCTCACTATAAGAAGAAAGTTCGGGAGCTATCAGATGCTTGGAAGCAAATTTGTTGGATAAAGAGGTTGGCCATCGACTCCATGGTAACGCCCGAGTATGACGGATGGTTTAAGAAGAGGGTTAATGATAATGTTCCTAGGCTAAGCTTGGAAAGTGCTCGACCTATGGGGGAACAATTACAAGTCGCCCCGTCAGAATTGGAAATTATAAGGGAAGATTTTGAGAAGAAGAGTTCGAAACTTGGGAAGAAGATCGAACAATTGGAGGAAGAAAAGATGCACCTAAGGTTAGACGCTGATGTCCAGAGGTCAGAGGCTGAAAAGTGGAGAAAATGGAAAGCTAAGGCTGAAGAAGATCTAAACAGCTTGAAGGCAGACTACAAGAAGCTGCGCCTATCTATGAGGACTGCAGGTTTAGGGAAGTCTTCCGAATAA